The Aspergillus nidulans FGSC A4 chromosome VII nucleotide sequence CATGGAAATAGCAGAATCTCATATAATTATTAGCTTGCAGTTCTATTAGCCAAATAGGAAAGTTCTATACATAAATAGCTACCACATATGGTTGACAGAATATCTCAAGGCAAAGGCTGGAAACCCATGTATAATCTAACCATTTTAAAAAGTGTAGATACTTCAAGACCGAGCAGCGTCAATAATTTCCGGAAGTATGTTGCGAGTGTTGTTCCAGACCTGAGTCGAGCCAACAACAAACAGCGAGCTGATATACCAAGTGTTTCTGTGGCCCTGAAGGCCCTTCATTTTGCCATACCAACCGTCCGCAACGTCGCTAGTAGAGGGACTCAAATGGAACGGTGAGTAATCCGCAAAATCTTGAAACGTTGGCTCCACGGCCTCGGTACCGCTCTCACTCTGCAGCCACTTGATGGTGCATCGAGTggcctcctcaatctccgcctGCGTCTGGGGGTCGACCGAGTTATACCAATAGAAAAAGTacccaggagaagctgaaccagCAATTTCCACCACTCCAGGAAGACTGGCGACGTGATATGGTGTGTTTTGGCCAACGTTGGTGTAAGCAACTCCCGCCTCGAGCCCGGTATTGTTCACAACGCCCGCGTAGTAGTGCTTGCCAGAGAGCTTGCTCAAAATGGAATGTTCTTGCTGGTCGAGAGCAAAGTACTTGACGTTGTCCAGAACTGGTGGCATAGCAATGATGAGCTGCTTtgctttgatgagcttccTGCCAGAGGGAGTTTCAGCGATGAGTCGCACGCCGTCCTTGCGGGAGGATCCACGCTGGGCAGCAATGATGGAGGATTTCAGCAAGACATGCTCTTTCAACTCGGCCAGGGCGTTGTCGTAAATCTGGGAGTTGTAGTGAGCGGCACTGCGAACTGCTGCCCCGGCGTACTCCGCCAACTCAATGTGATTGCCGTCATTGAAGATGGCTAGCGCGGTGGTGTCCAGAGGATTGCCAGGGGTCGCTGGCCATAACAGACCTGCTTCAGTTGATGCAGCGGAGAGATTTTGCTTCTCGGCAAAGTCGGGCCAGGTAAGAAGCAGCTCTTCAGGCACATTGTCCGGAAGGTTATTTAGATCGTCGAGGAAAGGATACTTGTTGAGCACGGCCACATAGTCACTCTCGATGGTCGGACGGGTGTGGTTGGGAAGGGCCACTTTTTTGGTAAAGTCGTAGTATTTGGGGTTTCCAAAATCCGTTGGCTTGAAAGCTGCCAGAGGCGAGTTTAATCGCTTGAAAAAGTCACGGACGATGGGGATATTTTCGTGGAGCTGCACGCCAATGTCGATGCTGGCCCCCGTGGCCTCGTCGCGGAAAGTCCTGGTGTGCCCACCAAGTCGGCCCGTCATCTCAACCACGGTGAAGGTCTTGTTCTGATCAGCGAGACTGATTGCTGCATAGgttcctgctgctcctccgccgatgatggcaaagTCCCGCTCGATGACGTCCTCTGCAGCATATGCCGACGGGTCGAATTGCTGAGGGCGGACACAGGCAACGAGGGCCCCGGCaacgaaaagaaaggcagtCAACATGTTGATACGATGAATGGAACTGATCAAAGCTGGCACTACAGGTGCTGCGAGCGCCTTCTATACTAACATCCTGGGCCTCTGACTTACTTTCCTCCGCAAGAAACTCCGGTGTCAGGCCAGGGGGCGGAGGGAGTATCGATACAGCCCCCAAGTGGAGCTTGCTTGCAAGTCGGTAAATCGACTTGTAAACCGGTCCCAATTGCTAAGAATCTGGCTGAGTTGGACCTTTGAACAATCTGTCGCGGTTTCGATAATTTGACCGACCAGAGCCCAGCGGGCGGCTTGGCTAAGCCCTAAAACctgccccaacccgtggtttaacaagtctagtaACAGGGACCTTTTCTTGCAACTAACAATATTCTCTTGGCTTAATAGGTTTCAATAATAATCTTCTATAAATATGCGTGGTTCACAAACTACTACAGTAGTTCAACTTTCGTATATCTTGGATTTTTTAACAAGGCCATCACGTCACGTGTATACCTGGGAGAAAGTGTAACAAGATTAAAGGTGAAAGTGAATAACGTGTGGTTGAGAAACATGGCCAGAAATCGAAGGAGCCCTCACAATTATAATAGACATAATAAATACCGAGAACAAGTGTAGTGGGCTAAAGTCAGTTCTCAGCCTTCTCACACCACTCGCTCAAGTGGGTGATTTCCTCACCTTGTTCTCACCCATCTCATTCGCACTCACCTTTGGCTTAGTGTCTATCACCTCTGAAAGCAGCAACATAGGGCTCGTTCAACATATCGCGTTGGTAGTGGtgccaaaaagaaaaacatacaacagtagggattcgcatgtggtcacccaccatactactaacctaccggcgtgtggcttaagtacggctgagcggacgggaagccctgttttccacaccctatggtcgtatgtatTTGATGTATTCTAGCAGAAAAATATGATTATTTGCCCTTCATCGGCCATATGCCGTGCCATGCCTACCACAATGCGGCCGATGACGGGACATCCATTTATTTGCAAAAAGCGGATAAACCTTGAGGGAAAAGCGTCAAGGACAATAGATTGAGCAAGTGGCCGAAGAGCCTGTATGTTTTCAAGAGCAAAGCTTACTGCTGCAGTGTCGACTAGTCTGCGGACATAATGGGATTAACATGAAACAGTGTAATCCTAATTCAGTGTGCCTCATTGACAGCGGCCAGTcaacctttttttttcctctcttttgctcttttctcttcttatTTATtgtattattattatcatttAATATCCCTTTCTAAGTACTTTCAATATTATTACTTTTCTTCAGGTTTTCTTTGTCATTTTTCTATTATATAAATAATGTCAAGCGAATAGATGAATTACGCTGGAAAAAGGCCCTGCAACAACAGGGTACCACTGAAAGTCATCTGGCTGCGTTCTGAACAGGACCTGTCTCGCTTTATCAACAATCCATTTGCTTTCGAGACGCGTCGGACTGGCTCAATTAGCTCGTCAAAATCAATTGCGATATTGCGAGCGATGGGTTGGCGACTTTCTACTATACGTCGTTTTACCATATATCTCAGCCTCAAAAGGTCGTCGATGTTATACTCCATAGTCAGTATTGAGCCCTCACTGTCATTCTGTCGTCAGTAAGCACGGCATTAACTACCGTAGTTCGAAAATGAATCATTGCAACTCCAGTCACTTCTTGAACCTCCCCGTCAGCGCCCGCGGCACTACAGGTGAGATACGATCTGGCGCAGACACCAACGGTTCATCCAGAGCCACGGGCCTTCTGC carries:
- a CDS encoding uncharacterized protein (transcript_id=CADANIAT00008707) — protein: MLTAFLFVAGALVACVRPQQFDPSAYAAEDVIERDFAIIGGGAAGTYAAISLADQNKTFTVVEMTGRLGGHTRTFRDEATGASIDIGVQLHENIPIVRDFFKRLNSPLAAFKPTDFGNPKYYDFTKKVALPNHTRPTIESDYVAVLNKYPFLDDLNNLPDNVPEELLLTWPDFAEKQNLSAASTEAGLLWPATPGNPLDTTALAIFNDGNHIELAEYAGAAVRSAAHYNSQIYDNALAELKEHVLLKSSIIAAQRGSSRKDGVRLIAETPSGRKLIKAKQLIIAMPPVLDNVKYFALDQQEHSILSKLSGKHYYAGVVNNTGLEAGVAYTNVGQNTPYHVASLPGVVEIAGSASPGYFFYWYNSVDPQTQAEIEEATRCTIKWLQSESGTEAVEPTFQDFADYSPFHLSPSTSDVADGWYGKMKGLQGHRNTWYISSLFVVGSTQVWNNTRNILPEIIDAARS